A single Atopobiaceae bacterium DNA region contains:
- a CDS encoding HIRAN domain-containing protein — MYEPSREFMSFHVAGFSHWYGLEVADELKPGTSVSLVAEPDNPYDPQAVAVMRGTTKIGYVPADRNASIAQLLFFGHGSAFTAKVAQVDPTEHPEHQVRVTVFVVDAR; from the coding sequence ATGTACGAGCCATCGCGTGAGTTCATGAGCTTTCATGTGGCAGGGTTCTCGCACTGGTACGGGCTCGAGGTGGCGGACGAGCTCAAGCCCGGCACGTCCGTCTCGCTCGTGGCCGAGCCCGACAACCCGTACGACCCGCAGGCCGTCGCCGTCATGCGTGGCACCACCAAGATCGGCTACGTCCCGGCAGACCGCAACGCGTCGATCGCGCAGCTGCTCTTCTTCGGGCATGGCAGCGCCTTCACGGCAAAGGTCGCCCAGGTCGATCCTACCGAGCACCCCGAGCATCAGGTCCGTGTGACGGTCTTCGTGGTCGACGCGCGGTAA
- a CDS encoding metallophosphatase encodes MSRFFVTGDYHGGLDRSKLEEEVFPEGYGLTRDDYVIILGDFGLPWDSVADNSDDLGWLESRPWTTLFVDGNHEYYPAFEDLPEDDLFGGRVQCYEDWPHIIHLMRGETYQLGGTTAFVMGGATSVDKAWRVPGETWFAEELPDEYEYDRALASLDDADWKVDYVLTHTCADRMLGQVLRSDEGQIDHDQLTGFLDNLEDRLTYRRWYFGHFHYDEDVDDRHTVLYQEVIELGKALYDWDE; translated from the coding sequence ATGTCTCGTTTCTTCGTCACTGGTGACTACCACGGAGGCCTCGACAGGTCCAAGCTCGAGGAGGAGGTGTTCCCCGAGGGCTATGGGCTCACGCGCGACGACTACGTCATCATCCTCGGCGACTTCGGCCTGCCGTGGGACTCGGTCGCGGACAACTCGGACGACCTTGGCTGGCTCGAGTCGCGTCCCTGGACCACCCTCTTCGTCGACGGCAACCACGAGTACTACCCCGCGTTCGAGGACCTTCCCGAGGACGACCTGTTCGGTGGCAGGGTGCAGTGCTACGAGGACTGGCCGCACATCATCCATCTCATGCGCGGCGAGACCTATCAGCTCGGCGGCACGACCGCCTTCGTCATGGGTGGTGCCACGAGCGTGGACAAGGCCTGGCGCGTCCCTGGCGAGACGTGGTTCGCCGAGGAGCTGCCAGACGAGTACGAGTACGACCGTGCCCTGGCCTCCCTTGACGACGCGGATTGGAAGGTTGACTACGTGCTTACGCACACCTGTGCCGACCGCATGCTCGGGCAGGTGCTGCGCTCGGACGAGGGCCAGATCGACCATGATCAGCTCACGGGGTTCCTCGACAACCTCGAGGACCGTCTCACCTACCGCCGTTGGTACTTCGGCCACTTCCATTACGACGAGGATGTCGATGACCGGCATACGGTGCTCTACCAGGAGGTCATCGAGCTGGGAAAGGCCCTGTACGACTGGGATGAGTGA
- a CDS encoding ion transporter, whose product MSGLISRARIDQVLHSDDEDDKVGVFYGRAMTIIILVSMLPLCFKEDNLGFSIIEYGTVTIFIVDYALRWMTSDLRLHMGARSFFLYPFTPMAIVDLLTILPAFNLLGSAWKVSRLLRLVRVMRAFKLIRYSKSLRVVVDVLSRKRQALLAVLGLAVAYILISALVVFNVEPNTFRTLFDAIYWAVISLTTVGYGDIYPTTMVGRTVAMISSLMGVAVVALPSSIITVGLLEELHTEAEM is encoded by the coding sequence ATGAGCGGCTTGATCTCAAGGGCACGGATTGACCAGGTTCTGCATAGCGATGACGAGGACGACAAAGTCGGAGTCTTCTACGGCCGTGCGATGACCATCATCATCCTGGTAAGCATGTTGCCCCTATGCTTCAAAGAGGACAATCTTGGGTTCTCGATTATCGAATACGGAACGGTCACGATATTCATCGTCGATTATGCCTTGCGCTGGATGACATCAGACCTACGGCTTCATATGGGAGCGCGTTCGTTCTTCCTCTATCCGTTTACGCCTATGGCCATTGTCGACCTGCTGACTATCCTGCCAGCCTTCAACTTGCTCGGTTCGGCCTGGAAGGTCTCAAGGCTTCTGCGCCTTGTGCGTGTGATGCGGGCTTTCAAGCTGATTCGTTATTCAAAGAGCCTCCGCGTCGTCGTAGACGTGCTGTCACGGAAGCGCCAGGCGCTTCTCGCTGTACTTGGTCTTGCGGTGGCCTACATTCTCATCTCTGCGCTTGTCGTCTTCAACGTCGAGCCCAACACGTTCAGAACGCTCTTTGATGCCATCTATTGGGCAGTCATAAGCCTGACTACGGTCGGCTATGGGGATATCTATCCCACCACGATGGTCGGTAGAACTGTCGCGATGATCTCGTCTCTCATGGGTGTCGCTGTTGTAGCTCTGCCATCCAGCATCATCACCGTGGGGCTTCTTGAGGAACTCCATACTGAGGCAGAGATGTAA
- the cas2 gene encoding CRISPR-associated endonuclease Cas2 translates to MRSMRLLVMFDLPTGNSTERKTYAQFRKFLIKDGYYMEQFSVYSRVLSSRDRAQSHLQRLKANLPPTGAVTALLLTEKQYEERAILIDTRPAQKYEELGPQLTMSF, encoded by the coding sequence ATGAGGTCAATGAGGCTTCTTGTGATGTTCGACCTTCCGACTGGCAACTCGACGGAACGAAAGACCTATGCCCAGTTCAGGAAGTTCCTTATCAAGGATGGCTATTACATGGAACAGTTCAGCGTCTATTCGCGGGTACTCTCCTCGAGAGATCGAGCCCAGTCTCACCTCCAGAGGCTAAAGGCGAACTTGCCTCCAACGGGCGCAGTAACAGCGCTTCTGTTAACCGAGAAGCAGTATGAAGAGAGGGCCATTCTCATTGACACAAGACCAGCTCAGAAGTATGAGGAGCTGGGACCTCAGTTGACCATGTCCTTCTGA
- the cas1 gene encoding type II CRISPR-associated endonuclease Cas1: protein MPKRTICIQSPAKLSACDKALLIIQDERQVRVPFEDIWVVILETHQAQITTAALSQLADGGIGVMLCGDDHMPNGLFLPLGAHSRHADIVENQLAISKPMQKRLWQRIVKAKITNQASVLELCGKSPCSVGRYVAEVKSGDTDNREGAAAAAYFKELIDDGNRRIGPYSGPLNYGYNILRAGVARAAVAGGWLVSRGLNHHNELNAFNLVDDLIEPFRPLVDLIVVKQHLAGDLTHEKKIVLASVFERLVKLDGRLVTSQTAIELMLVSLKAAVYDADYSELLLPSIVPLQMFSDE, encoded by the coding sequence ATGCCTAAACGAACGATCTGCATCCAGTCTCCCGCAAAACTTTCTGCTTGTGACAAAGCTCTGCTCATCATTCAGGATGAGCGACAGGTAAGAGTGCCCTTCGAGGACATCTGGGTCGTAATTCTTGAAACGCATCAAGCACAGATCACAACGGCAGCCCTGTCCCAACTTGCAGACGGGGGAATTGGAGTGATGCTATGCGGAGATGACCATATGCCGAACGGTTTGTTCCTACCCTTGGGCGCTCATTCACGTCATGCCGATATCGTTGAGAATCAGCTTGCGATTTCGAAGCCGATGCAGAAGCGTCTGTGGCAGAGAATCGTAAAGGCGAAGATTACGAATCAAGCAAGTGTGCTGGAGCTTTGTGGGAAGAGCCCATGCTCTGTAGGGCGCTATGTAGCTGAGGTCAAGTCTGGCGATACTGATAATCGTGAGGGCGCGGCTGCGGCAGCCTACTTCAAGGAGCTCATTGATGATGGCAACCGACGCATCGGGCCCTATTCTGGTCCTCTAAACTATGGCTATAACATCCTGAGGGCGGGTGTCGCCCGGGCTGCAGTTGCTGGCGGGTGGCTCGTCTCTCGTGGCCTAAATCACCATAACGAGCTCAATGCCTTCAATCTTGTCGATGATCTCATCGAGCCGTTCAGACCGCTCGTAGACTTGATCGTGGTAAAACAGCACCTGGCAGGCGATCTCACCCATGAGAAGAAAATCGTGCTCGCTTCTGTTTTTGAACGACTCGTCAAACTTGATGGGAGACTCGTCACGTCGCAGACCGCCATTGAGTTGATGCTCGTTTCGCTCAAAGCCGCTGTCTATGACGCCGATTATTCAGAACTTCTTCTTCCTTCAATTGTGCCGCTACAGATGTTCTCGGACGAGTAG
- the cas9 gene encoding type II CRISPR RNA-guided endonuclease Cas9 (Cas9, originally named Csn1, is the large, multifunctional signature protein of type II CRISPR/Cas systems. It is well known even to general audiences because its RNA-guided endonuclease activity has made it a popular tool for custom editing of eukaryotic genomes.) translates to MAKNDEVRPYYVLGLDPGIASCGFALLDMDNHKILEMGSHLFDTPQTDKTHTSLAVVRRNARSIRRNNERTKNRQKHCLKILVQYGLVPQTADKQWFQTKPGDRPTLKLRARGLDQLLSDRELAQVLYSLSGRRGYIPHGIGHVDAASADEGLVSEEDGKVLKAVQENAALMKANGYRTVGEMLNARGESRNKSGKYELCVLNSQLAEEARQLLQAQERLGNPKVSSNLVDEYISCMQWEKETLGHDAKVYSQVGKCVYFEDERRAANADLSSELCRAYERLGHLVIVEESGDEKRLTSDQRDQYLELLFSPAFIKGNKDCKVTYSRIRKDLDLSERSLFKGIARDDEKKSEVFIPKAWRSMRKHGIPTALMERMLQDHSFADAIGEALTYASTEDSLRAQLEPLDLGEADENAISALPFSSKVFSGYGNRSLKAIRLLLDSFDDSAVMTLTEAEEASGLLNLRLHHEQTKSTVLEPYYLYDPTCNNPVVLRAMGRMRRIVNAIIKIYGVPDEIHIELGRELKQSGKEKAKIAKSNLRNQANNKAWSETIGESLGIAPEEVRGKLLRMYGLWLEQGNKDIYTGQTIEYERMIREDHYCEIDHVLPYSRTCDDGRANKVLVLAKSNQDKRERTPYEWMEEDSSAPDWENYRARVIEQVKDPRKRRNLLNDDLAEGDHEAAFLARNLNDTRYMSRAVKSYLEDTLLFPDDGRTKHVLAVAGGATGNLRWVWGLNTGENNSKDRSDDRHHAVDAAIIAACNEATVQKVARERARGAKAFKANRESRLADTQPWPTFADDVLARREEVIPTRMVNHGVTGRAFEDTLYHYEGKADEKTGLSRLRSGGKTVKKGNVEILEDGSARLIDGMAFLRLWLDPDARPNGKVKGRYYAEPVYYADIPAIKNGTYVPRACKNHVARTEWEPIPLAAMGHKPVTLFRGDVISLDGVLLRFWSFGITNCNMELHDMHTGEAITPLLTVSSLGRDSALFVIQEDVLGHRC, encoded by the coding sequence ATGGCCAAGAACGATGAGGTGCGCCCATATTATGTTCTGGGTCTCGACCCAGGTATCGCGAGCTGCGGATTCGCGCTCCTTGATATGGATAATCATAAAATTCTCGAGATGGGCTCCCATCTTTTTGATACGCCGCAAACGGATAAGACCCATACGAGCCTTGCCGTCGTACGAAGGAATGCCCGGAGCATTCGAAGGAACAACGAGCGTACGAAGAACCGTCAGAAGCACTGTCTTAAGATCCTTGTTCAATATGGGCTCGTTCCACAAACGGCTGACAAACAGTGGTTTCAAACTAAGCCGGGAGATCGACCCACTCTAAAGCTAAGAGCTCGCGGTCTTGACCAACTTCTCAGCGACAGAGAGCTTGCCCAGGTCCTCTATTCCCTATCTGGTAGGCGTGGTTATATTCCGCACGGTATTGGACATGTTGATGCAGCAAGTGCTGACGAGGGTCTTGTAAGCGAGGAAGATGGCAAGGTTCTCAAGGCTGTTCAAGAGAATGCTGCCCTAATGAAGGCCAATGGATATAGAACCGTCGGCGAGATGCTCAACGCGAGGGGCGAGTCTCGCAACAAGTCTGGCAAATATGAGTTGTGTGTCCTCAATAGCCAGTTGGCAGAAGAGGCGCGACAGCTTCTGCAAGCGCAGGAGCGGCTGGGAAACCCCAAGGTTTCATCCAACTTGGTAGATGAATACATCTCCTGCATGCAATGGGAAAAGGAGACGCTTGGCCATGATGCCAAGGTGTACTCACAGGTAGGGAAGTGCGTCTACTTCGAGGACGAGCGCCGGGCCGCCAACGCGGATCTTTCCTCAGAGCTTTGCAGGGCCTATGAGCGTCTCGGTCACCTTGTGATTGTTGAGGAGTCTGGAGACGAGAAGAGACTCACTTCCGACCAGAGGGATCAATATCTCGAACTGCTATTCTCTCCTGCCTTCATAAAAGGCAACAAGGACTGCAAAGTCACCTATAGCAGGATTAGAAAGGACCTTGACCTCTCTGAGCGTTCCCTGTTTAAGGGGATTGCTCGAGATGATGAGAAGAAGAGTGAGGTCTTCATTCCAAAGGCGTGGCGCTCCATGAGAAAACATGGTATTCCGACCGCACTGATGGAGAGGATGCTCCAAGACCATTCCTTTGCCGATGCCATCGGCGAGGCCTTGACCTATGCGAGTACGGAAGACAGTCTGAGGGCGCAGCTCGAACCTCTTGATCTTGGTGAGGCTGACGAGAACGCGATATCCGCGCTACCTTTTTCAAGCAAGGTGTTTAGCGGTTATGGCAACAGGAGTCTCAAAGCCATCAGGCTCCTACTCGATTCCTTTGACGATTCTGCGGTCATGACGCTTACCGAGGCTGAAGAGGCATCGGGCTTGTTGAACCTTCGTCTTCACCATGAGCAGACAAAGAGTACGGTGCTGGAGCCGTACTACCTCTATGACCCAACGTGTAATAATCCCGTTGTCCTTCGTGCCATGGGCCGTATGCGTCGCATCGTAAATGCGATTATCAAGATTTATGGTGTGCCAGACGAAATTCATATCGAACTTGGTAGGGAGCTCAAGCAGTCTGGCAAGGAAAAGGCCAAGATTGCCAAGTCGAACCTAAGGAACCAAGCAAACAACAAAGCCTGGAGCGAAACCATCGGAGAGTCGCTTGGCATCGCACCAGAAGAGGTGCGAGGAAAGCTGCTCAGGATGTATGGTCTGTGGCTCGAGCAGGGCAACAAGGACATTTATACCGGGCAGACAATCGAGTATGAGCGCATGATTCGCGAGGACCACTATTGTGAAATCGACCATGTCCTGCCTTATTCACGGACATGCGATGACGGTAGGGCGAACAAGGTGCTTGTACTTGCCAAGAGTAATCAGGACAAGCGCGAACGTACTCCCTATGAGTGGATGGAAGAAGACTCGTCAGCACCAGATTGGGAAAATTACCGTGCTCGCGTAATCGAGCAAGTGAAGGATCCAAGAAAGCGCCGCAATCTACTTAACGATGATTTAGCAGAGGGTGACCACGAAGCCGCATTTCTGGCGCGAAACCTTAATGACACCCGGTATATGTCACGTGCTGTGAAGAGTTACCTTGAGGACACCCTGTTGTTCCCTGACGATGGTAGAACGAAGCACGTGCTGGCGGTGGCAGGCGGAGCGACCGGTAATCTGCGATGGGTTTGGGGCCTGAACACGGGCGAGAACAACAGCAAGGACCGCAGCGACGATCGGCACCATGCGGTTGATGCCGCAATTATCGCCGCCTGCAATGAGGCGACGGTACAGAAGGTGGCTCGAGAGCGAGCACGCGGAGCCAAGGCATTCAAGGCAAACAGAGAGAGCCGACTCGCAGATACGCAGCCTTGGCCGACGTTTGCGGACGATGTTTTGGCGAGGAGGGAAGAGGTCATTCCTACCCGCATGGTCAATCATGGAGTAACGGGGCGTGCTTTCGAGGATACTCTGTACCACTATGAAGGTAAGGCGGATGAGAAGACCGGGCTGAGCCGCTTGAGGTCAGGGGGCAAGACGGTCAAGAAGGGGAATGTAGAGATACTTGAGGATGGGTCTGCTCGTCTGATCGACGGCATGGCCTTCCTACGGCTCTGGCTTGATCCCGACGCTCGGCCCAACGGGAAGGTCAAGGGTAGGTACTATGCAGAGCCTGTCTATTACGCTGACATTCCTGCGATAAAGAACGGCACATATGTGCCGAGGGCTTGCAAAAATCACGTTGCAAGGACCGAATGGGAGCCCATACCTCTTGCTGCTATGGGGCATAAACCCGTGACGTTGTTTAGAGGAGACGTTATCTCGCTGGATGGCGTGCTTCTGCGTTTCTGGTCATTCGGTATTACCAACTGTAATATGGAGCTTCATGACATGCATACGGGCGAGGCCATTACTCCGTTATTGACAGTCTCTTCTCTGGGGAGGGACTCTGCGCTGTTCGTCATACAAGAAGACGTGCTGGGGCATCGTTGCTGA
- a CDS encoding NERD domain-containing protein — protein sequence MSLFSHPEPVFAKEGSSATDELAQMQALLPRIAPSDRWRLERDIHIKKAGIDGEDEITFQLRNSHLPIYVIHDLNLEHGDLSSQIDFLVIAPYVNVVIECKKLTGNITVDDQGQFIRNFDRDHRHVREGIESPISQNKRHLELLRSIRLSEKGTIGRIAFDHWFDDLYDSVVVLANDRTVLNDRYAPREIKDQIIRADTLIDYLGRANEAGKKAGNGRSSDKDMREEAERWLTHDIPSNRNVTSGYQLADAAGVAQTNMPATSGSVAVAEGVPLCPDCGAPMVRRTAKKGPHAGEPFWGCSRWPDCKGIVDIVK from the coding sequence ATGTCCCTCTTCTCACACCCTGAGCCAGTCTTCGCCAAGGAGGGTTCCTCGGCCACCGACGAGCTCGCCCAGATGCAGGCCCTTCTCCCCCGCATTGCTCCGTCCGACCGTTGGCGCCTCGAACGTGACATCCACATCAAGAAGGCAGGCATCGACGGCGAGGATGAGATCACCTTCCAACTCAGGAACTCGCACCTCCCCATCTATGTGATCCACGACCTCAACCTCGAGCACGGCGACCTCTCGAGCCAGATCGACTTCCTCGTGATCGCGCCCTACGTCAATGTCGTCATCGAGTGCAAGAAACTCACCGGTAACATCACGGTCGACGACCAAGGGCAGTTCATCCGCAACTTCGACCGTGACCACCGGCACGTCCGCGAAGGCATCGAGTCGCCCATCTCGCAGAACAAGCGACACCTCGAGCTTCTGAGGTCCATCCGTCTCTCAGAGAAGGGTACGATCGGCCGCATCGCCTTTGACCATTGGTTCGATGACCTCTACGACTCCGTCGTGGTGCTGGCTAACGACAGGACCGTCCTCAACGACCGCTACGCGCCACGCGAGATCAAGGACCAGATCATCCGCGCCGACACCCTCATCGACTACCTGGGTCGCGCCAACGAAGCAGGCAAGAAGGCTGGCAACGGCAGAAGTTCCGACAAGGACATGCGCGAGGAAGCCGAGCGCTGGCTCACGCATGACATCCCCAGCAATCGAAACGTCACCTCGGGATACCAGCTGGCCGATGCCGCGGGCGTGGCGCAGACGAACATGCCGGCCACCAGTGGCAGCGTTGCCGTAGCCGAGGGCGTCCCCCTCTGCCCCGACTGCGGTGCGCCCATGGTAAGGCGCACGGCCAAGAAGGGGCCACATGCCGGCGAGCCCTTCTGGGGCTGCAGCCGTTGGCCGGACTGCAAGGGCATCGTAGACATCGTCAAGTGA
- a CDS encoding fructose PTS transporter subunit IIA translates to MSDFVEERNVFVGQDLGSREDVLRFISGKAVELGYGASVADVLKAFEVREKEGPTGMMDGIAVPHAKSNAIGRVGIIVVRTTKALTWPSFDEAPIDVSIALMVPEDKASTTHLKLLSKLAVLVMDEDFRSNLRQMQEPGDIARCINAGLPE, encoded by the coding sequence GTGTCTGACTTCGTCGAGGAGAGGAACGTGTTCGTAGGGCAGGACCTCGGGAGTCGCGAGGACGTGCTTCGGTTTATCTCGGGCAAGGCTGTCGAGTTGGGCTACGGCGCGAGCGTGGCCGATGTGCTCAAGGCGTTTGAGGTCCGGGAGAAGGAGGGGCCCACCGGCATGATGGACGGCATTGCTGTGCCGCATGCCAAGTCGAATGCGATCGGCAGGGTGGGCATAATAGTCGTACGGACTACGAAGGCCCTTACGTGGCCGTCCTTCGATGAGGCCCCCATCGACGTCTCCATCGCTCTGATGGTGCCAGAGGACAAGGCATCTACCACGCATCTCAAGTTGCTTTCGAAGCTCGCCGTGCTGGTCATGGACGAGGACTTCAGGAGCAACCTGAGGCAGATGCAAGAGCCGGGCGACATTGCTCGGTGCATCAATGCGGGGCTGCCGGAGTAG
- a CDS encoding ketose-bisphosphate aldolase, translating to MLINMNQMLEVAKENHFAVGAFNVADSNFMRTVAEAAEENDSPAIIAIHPTELAYVKDDFIAYVLDRVKNSPVPFVVHMDHGDSLASIVRAVHAGFSSVMIDGSLLPFEENIATTKQVVDVCHLVDVSVEGELGTIGTTGTSVEGGMTEVKYTDPDDAKRFVAETGVDTLAVAIGTCHGLYPKGVTPKLRMDVLESIKGVVDIPLVLHGGSGNPDAEVAEAVRIGIQKVNISSDYKYAFFKKCREVLSTTELWDPNCIYPDCIVEAKKVVTQKMQLFNSVGKAAIYREQKTPQWRQEQN from the coding sequence ATGCTTATCAACATGAATCAGATGCTTGAGGTCGCCAAGGAGAACCACTTTGCGGTCGGAGCGTTCAACGTCGCGGACAGCAATTTCATGCGCACCGTGGCCGAGGCTGCCGAGGAGAACGACTCGCCTGCCATCATCGCCATCCATCCCACCGAGCTCGCATATGTGAAGGATGACTTCATCGCCTATGTTCTCGACCGTGTGAAGAACAGCCCCGTGCCATTCGTGGTCCATATGGATCATGGCGACTCGCTAGCAAGTATCGTGCGTGCTGTGCATGCGGGCTTCAGCTCTGTGATGATCGATGGGTCGCTCCTGCCCTTTGAGGAGAACATCGCCACCACCAAGCAGGTGGTTGACGTATGCCATCTGGTCGACGTCTCGGTCGAGGGCGAGCTCGGTACCATCGGCACCACTGGCACGTCGGTCGAGGGGGGCATGACTGAGGTCAAGTATACGGACCCCGATGATGCCAAGCGCTTCGTGGCCGAGACGGGTGTGGATACCCTGGCGGTCGCCATCGGCACCTGCCATGGCCTGTATCCAAAGGGCGTCACTCCCAAGCTGCGCATGGACGTGCTCGAGTCCATCAAGGGTGTCGTGGACATCCCGCTTGTGCTCCATGGCGGATCGGGGAATCCGGATGCCGAGGTCGCGGAGGCTGTCAGAATCGGCATCCAGAAGGTGAACATCTCGTCCGACTACAAGTACGCCTTCTTCAAGAAGTGCCGCGAGGTTCTTTCCACCACGGAGCTGTGGGACCCCAACTGCATCTACCCTGATTGCATCGTGGAAGCCAAGAAGGTCGTCACGCAGAAGATGCAGCTCTTCAACTCAGTTGGCAAGGCTGCAATCTATCGCGAGCAGAAGACGCCGCAGTGGCGTCAGGAGCAGAATTAG
- a CDS encoding class II fructose-bisphosphate aldolase family protein, whose translation MYVPMRGMLDKARAGGYAVMAINAFNLESARGIIQAATELQAPIIIDLLQDHLKAYFDCDVLVPAIRTLVDQTPVPIAINLDHGHDVAHLKRCLAIGFSSVMVDASMKPYEENVHTTSEVVRLAKRYGASVEAEVGCMGCVDDSGLTSTGMFTDPGTAVSFIEDTGIDALAVSYGSTHGEYAADYVPTFDFDIVRSIAARTNCPLVLHGGSGAGEKNILQSIEAGISKINVGTDYMIAQREYLAHELAERPKADYPSLMNESAAAGAAVVRHYIKVSGSSGKARD comes from the coding sequence ATGTACGTACCAATGCGGGGAATGCTTGATAAGGCACGCGCGGGCGGATATGCGGTCATGGCCATCAACGCCTTCAACCTTGAGAGTGCTCGCGGCATCATACAGGCGGCTACGGAGCTTCAGGCACCCATCATCATCGACCTCCTCCAGGACCATCTCAAGGCATACTTCGATTGCGACGTGCTGGTACCGGCCATCAGGACGCTCGTCGACCAGACTCCCGTTCCCATCGCCATCAACCTCGACCACGGTCATGATGTGGCGCACCTCAAGCGCTGTCTCGCTATAGGATTCTCGAGCGTGATGGTGGATGCATCCATGAAGCCGTACGAGGAGAACGTCCATACCACATCTGAGGTCGTAAGGCTGGCCAAACGTTACGGCGCGAGTGTCGAGGCGGAGGTCGGCTGCATGGGTTGCGTGGATGATTCCGGCCTTACCAGTACGGGGATGTTCACAGATCCGGGCACGGCTGTTAGCTTCATCGAGGATACCGGCATCGACGCGCTCGCGGTCTCTTATGGCTCCACGCACGGTGAATACGCGGCAGATTATGTGCCGACCTTCGACTTCGACATCGTGAGGAGCATCGCTGCTCGAACCAACTGCCCGCTTGTCCTCCATGGTGGGTCTGGGGCTGGCGAGAAGAACATCCTTCAGTCAATCGAAGCCGGTATCAGCAAGATCAACGTGGGGACGGACTACATGATCGCCCAGCGTGAGTATCTGGCGCACGAGCTGGCTGAACGGCCGAAGGCGGACTATCCCTCACTCATGAACGAGTCTGCGGCGGCTGGTGCTGCGGTGGTAAGGCATTACATCAAGGTATCTGGGTCGAGCGGCAAGGCCAGGGATTAG
- a CDS encoding PTS fructose transporter subunit IIC, which produces MAQESVLKKIHPKQAVLTAISYMLPLVVASGLLIAIGNLTGGSTITSIDELTVPNALTSLGVLGMGLLPSFIAGYISYAIADRPGLAPGFLMGQIASFLGAGFLGGIIGGFIAGVIALVLETYIKVPRWANALMPMMIVPTLTAIAAGLIMYFVLGTPVVWMTNALTAFITGLDQSQKALYGFIIGFIGCIDYGGAISKVPNLICDGLLLQGIQGPEGIKVLAAMVPPLGVTLALVISRVIKKPIFNAEEVDNIGIAFPMGLCMISEGVIPIAMNDLVRTVICTATGCGVCGALSFSMGVNSPVPSGGVFVIPAMSNPLGAVLALLAGCVVTAVMLVLIKKRLPEGADKVAPPEEEEADVDLSALKFD; this is translated from the coding sequence ATGGCTCAGGAGTCGGTCCTCAAGAAGATTCATCCAAAGCAAGCGGTGCTGACCGCAATCAGCTACATGCTTCCCCTGGTCGTGGCCTCTGGTCTGCTCATTGCCATCGGTAATCTCACAGGTGGTAGCACCATCACATCAATCGATGAGCTCACGGTCCCCAACGCGTTGACTTCCCTTGGCGTCCTGGGCATGGGCCTGCTTCCCTCGTTCATCGCAGGCTACATCTCGTACGCCATCGCGGACCGTCCGGGTCTGGCACCAGGCTTCCTCATGGGGCAGATTGCCTCGTTCCTTGGGGCAGGGTTCCTTGGCGGTATCATTGGTGGTTTCATTGCCGGCGTTATCGCACTCGTTCTTGAGACTTATATCAAGGTACCTCGCTGGGCTAACGCGCTCATGCCCATGATGATCGTGCCGACACTCACAGCCATCGCTGCCGGCCTCATCATGTACTTCGTCTTGGGTACCCCCGTTGTATGGATGACGAATGCTCTCACTGCCTTCATCACGGGTCTTGACCAGTCGCAGAAGGCCCTGTACGGCTTCATAATCGGGTTTATCGGATGCATCGATTACGGCGGCGCAATCTCCAAGGTCCCTAACCTCATCTGCGATGGTCTGCTGCTCCAGGGCATCCAAGGCCCCGAGGGCATCAAGGTCCTTGCTGCCATGGTCCCGCCTCTTGGCGTCACGCTCGCGCTTGTGATCTCCCGTGTGATCAAGAAGCCGATCTTCAATGCGGAAGAGGTCGACAACATCGGTATTGCGTTCCCCATGGGGCTCTGCATGATCTCCGAAGGCGTCATCCCCATCGCCATGAACGACCTCGTTCGTACGGTTATCTGCACGGCTACGGGTTGCGGTGTGTGCGGCGCGCTGAGTTTCTCGATGGGTGTCAACAGCCCTGTGCCCTCCGGCGGCGTCTTCGTCATTCCAGCCATGTCGAACCCCCTTGGAGCGGTTCTCGCCCTTCTTGCAGGGTGCGTCGTGACGGCCGTGATGCTCGTCCTGATCAAGAAGCGTCTTCCCGAGGGAGCCGACAAGGTCGCGCCACCCGAGGAGGAAGAGGCAGACGTCGACCTCAGTGCACTGAAGTTCGACTAA